The Arctopsyche grandis isolate Sample6627 chromosome 5, ASM5162203v2, whole genome shotgun sequence genome includes a window with the following:
- the IscU gene encoding iron-sulfur cluster assembly enzyme, with the protein MSGIQLGLRRAVSLTRLTLLRPPRSLSQPTALYHANVLEHYENPRNVGSLDKKKKNVGTGLVGAPACGDVMKLQIEVDDQGKIIDAKFKTFGCGSAIASSSLATEWVKGKTVDQALKLKNTDIAKELSLPPVKLHCSMLAEDAIKAALSDYRIKQQTKDE; encoded by the exons ATGTCTGGAATTCAATTGGGGCTGAGACGTGCTGTCAGCCTCACCCGGCTCACCCTCCTGCGCCCTCCACGCTCCCTAAGCCAGCCGACCGCTCTCTACCACGCTAAT GTTTTGGAGCACTATGAAAACCCTCGCAATGTCGGCTCTTTGgataagaagaagaagaacgtCGGAACAGGATTGGTAGGTGCGCCGGCTTGCGGCGACGTGATGAAACTGCAGATCGAAGTAGACGATCAGGGAAAGATCATCGACGCAAAGTTCAAAACGTTCGGGTGCGGCTCGGCCATAGCCTCCAGCTCTCTGGCCACAGAATGGGTCAAAGGAAAGACCGTTGATCAAGCGTTGAAACTCAAAAATACAGACATTGCCAAAGAGTTATCTCTTCCTCCAGTCAAATTGCACTGCTCTA tGCTGGCCGAGGACGCTATCAAAGCGGCTCTTTCAGACTATAGGATAAAGCAGCAGACGAAGGACGAATAA